The Thermocrinis ruber genome has a window encoding:
- a CDS encoding phosphoadenosine phosphosulfate reductase family protein, which produces MGNKINLLTARLRNLFSQFETHPIVVAYSGGKDSTFLLHHVLVLLSEMKTNPLAVVYADTLVENPVVHQHVMEFLQKVKAYCEKTGIDVRILIAQPEIRNSFWVNVIGKGYPLPNHRFRWCQDKLKIKPVKKVLAVFQEGIMLVALRSQESLARKRSLNRRLDGMELEKNGLRVFAPIFDFTEEDIWEFLTQSPTPWGEDYGRVISLYRTARGECPLIPEKNKFHSGCGMRFGCWVCTVVREDKTLRNQAIKNGALQKLYEFRNWLVNFCNNPQNRLPFRRNGQPAANNKGTLSLEAREKILEKVLELEKHTELQILRPEEILEIKKIWEDDARRFTSYYIREYTKPLILSSDGNCALATFSASSIGKGSE; this is translated from the coding sequence ATGGGAAATAAGATTAACCTTCTAACAGCAAGACTAAGGAACCTGTTTTCCCAGTTTGAAACCCATCCTATAGTTGTTGCCTACTCTGGAGGAAAAGACAGCACCTTTTTATTACATCATGTGCTTGTGCTTCTAAGCGAGATGAAAACTAATCCTTTGGCAGTTGTGTATGCGGATACTCTCGTTGAAAATCCGGTTGTTCATCAACATGTTATGGAGTTTTTACAAAAGGTTAAAGCCTACTGTGAAAAGACGGGAATAGATGTTCGCATTCTAATAGCACAGCCTGAGATAAGAAACAGCTTTTGGGTTAATGTTATAGGAAAGGGTTATCCTTTGCCGAATCATAGATTTCGTTGGTGTCAGGACAAACTTAAAATTAAACCTGTTAAAAAAGTTCTTGCGGTCTTTCAAGAGGGAATCATGCTTGTGGCATTGAGAAGTCAGGAAAGTTTGGCAAGGAAAAGGTCTCTTAACCGTCGCTTGGATGGTATGGAACTTGAAAAGAACGGCTTGCGTGTCTTTGCACCTATATTTGATTTCACTGAGGAAGATATATGGGAGTTTCTCACACAAAGCCCTACTCCGTGGGGAGAGGATTACGGCAGAGTTATTAGCTTATACAGAACCGCAAGAGGAGAATGCCCTCTTATACCTGAGAAAAATAAATTCCATAGTGGATGCGGCATGAGGTTCGGATGTTGGGTATGCACCGTGGTCAGGGAAGATAAAACGCTTAGAAACCAAGCTATAAAGAATGGGGCTCTCCAAAAACTTTATGAATTTAGGAATTGGTTGGTAAATTTCTGCAATAATCCACAGAACAGACTTCCATTCCGTCGCAACGGACAACCAGCGGCAAACAATAAAGGCACACTTTCTCTTGAAGCACGAGAGAAGATCTTAGAAAAGGTATTAGAATTAGAAAAGCATACTGAATTACAAATTCTAAGACCAGAGGAGATACTAGAAATTAAGAAAATTTGGGAAGACGATGCACGGCGATTTACAAGCTATTACATAAGGGAATACACTAAGCCTCTGATCCTGTCCTCAGATGGTAATTGTGCTTTAGCTACTTTTTCTGCCTCTTCAATAGGAAAAGGTTCAGAATAA